A portion of the Candidatus Pristimantibacillus lignocellulolyticus genome contains these proteins:
- a CDS encoding iron ABC transporter permease, protein MLLGLLLLTLLVVVPLLMVLLHSLFPDDTFDALAPLKVLSDPGLITIFWNSIALGGWVVLGSTLLALPMAFLSARTSIGRHAWLDVVLIIPFMTPPYIGSMGWILFMQRRGFAEQMFPAVAWITPHFFSLLGMVAIMSLHLFPFLYLILRNALMRIGGSLEEAGSVHGGNMFYLLRRVILPLLLGSYAMGALLVFVKTIAEFGTPATFGRQIGYYVLTSEIHRFTSSWPIDFGKATSLASILLGACLLFWYIQNVISQKYQYKTLGGKGMRTRLIPLHGWRSIFGWGYIGLLLLFSIGIPYFSIIVTSMQKLRGDGLAWSNLSLEHYVELLRPGSKGWQALINSMGLASIAATVAVLIGTFLVLQMGNLKRWSQRSLDMFSLLPNTVPGIVIVVGLILLWNAPWMPIPIYNTYAMVVLTYIVFFLPYSVQYVKASAGQIDHSLLQAGRVFGGQSFYIFRRIILPLLIPGILAGWMMTFTISARELVASLMVLPPSMQVTATYIFSQFEQGEVSLGMAMAVVSVGLTTLVLVVMNHLGADRK, encoded by the coding sequence ATGCTATTGGGATTGTTACTACTTACATTGTTAGTAGTGGTTCCATTACTCATGGTATTGCTGCACAGCTTGTTTCCTGATGACACGTTTGATGCGCTCGCTCCGCTAAAAGTGCTGTCTGATCCAGGTCTTATCACTATTTTTTGGAACTCTATTGCACTTGGAGGATGGGTTGTTCTTGGCTCTACATTATTAGCTCTACCGATGGCTTTTTTGTCCGCTAGAACTTCGATTGGACGGCATGCTTGGCTTGACGTAGTTCTTATTATCCCTTTCATGACACCGCCCTATATTGGATCTATGGGATGGATTCTTTTCATGCAGCGACGTGGCTTCGCAGAACAGATGTTTCCAGCTGTTGCATGGATAACTCCCCACTTTTTCAGCTTGCTAGGGATGGTAGCAATTATGAGTTTGCATTTGTTTCCTTTTCTATATCTCATTTTGCGTAATGCACTTATGCGTATAGGAGGCTCATTGGAGGAAGCAGGCAGTGTACATGGTGGTAATATGTTTTATTTATTAAGACGAGTCATATTGCCGCTATTACTAGGAAGTTATGCTATGGGTGCTTTACTTGTGTTTGTTAAAACAATTGCTGAATTTGGAACACCTGCGACATTTGGGAGACAAATTGGCTATTACGTATTAACTAGTGAGATTCATCGTTTTACTTCAAGTTGGCCAATAGACTTTGGTAAGGCTACGTCATTAGCATCCATTTTGCTTGGGGCTTGTTTATTGTTTTGGTACATACAAAATGTCATTAGTCAAAAGTATCAATATAAAACGCTAGGTGGGAAAGGTATGCGAACTCGTTTAATACCTTTGCATGGCTGGCGATCGATATTCGGCTGGGGTTATATTGGTTTATTGTTACTGTTTTCAATTGGGATCCCTTATTTCTCGATTATCGTTACTTCGATGCAAAAGTTGAGAGGTGATGGTCTTGCTTGGAGTAATTTATCATTGGAACATTATGTGGAGCTACTTCGTCCTGGTTCAAAAGGTTGGCAAGCATTAATCAATAGTATGGGACTTGCTTCAATTGCTGCAACGGTAGCTGTACTTATTGGTACTTTCTTAGTATTGCAGATGGGGAACTTAAAGCGTTGGTCTCAGCGTAGTCTTGATATGTTCAGTCTTCTACCTAATACCGTTCCTGGCATTGTTATCGTCGTTGGATTAATTTTATTATGGAATGCTCCTTGGATGCCAATTCCGATTTATAACACATATGCTATGGTCGTTCTAACTTATATAGTGTTCTTTTTACCATATTCTGTACAATATGTGAAAGCATCGGCAGGGCAGATTGATCATAGTTTATTACAGGCGGGAAGAGTTTTTGGGGGTCAATCATTTTACATTTTTCGGAGAATAATATTGCCTTTGCTCATTCCTGGTATTTTGGCTGGTTGGATGATGACCTTTACGATTTCAGCTCGTGAACTAGTAGCATCATTAATGGTACTGCCACCTTCTATGCAAGTAACTGCTACCTATATCTTTAGTCAGTTTGAGCAGGGTGAAGTGTCATTAGGTATGGCTATGGCAGTTGTCTCCGTAGGATTGACAACGTTAGTATTGGTTGTAATGAACCATCTCGGTGCGGACAGAAAGTGA
- a CDS encoding ABC transporter substrate-binding protein produces MNAMKNKVMKFVSWQWSLVMLLTLSSVLTACGSNNGGNNNRTNPIVTEKPAITQSNEQSDNKESAKAPSGKVVVYTAGPEGLAAKIKEGFEAKYGITVEQFDGTTGKVLGRLEAEKSNPIADVVIVASWPTAMSMKADGWVQGYAEVENADKLQAGWVDSDYHLFGYSASALGITYNTKLVTEVPTDWSDLTDAKWNGLVNIPDPSLSGSALDFISGYLNDKGDNNWTLFEELKANGVAMAGANKEALDPVITGAKSAVMAGVDYMAYSAKAKGEPVDIVYPESGTVINPRAAMIMKTSPNVENARLFIDYLLSDEAQALVTGAYLLPGRADIKAENRTNTEDIKLLNYDWNWMSEQGETISAQFLELFK; encoded by the coding sequence ATGAACGCAATGAAAAATAAAGTAATGAAATTTGTATCTTGGCAATGGTCGCTTGTGATGTTATTGACTTTAAGTAGTGTACTTACAGCTTGTGGTAGTAATAATGGTGGGAACAACAATCGTACAAATCCAATTGTTACGGAGAAGCCAGCTATCACTCAGTCCAATGAACAATCTGATAATAAAGAATCTGCAAAAGCGCCTTCTGGAAAAGTAGTTGTTTATACTGCTGGTCCTGAAGGGTTAGCCGCAAAGATTAAGGAAGGATTTGAAGCTAAATACGGAATTACAGTTGAACAATTTGACGGTACAACAGGAAAAGTATTAGGCAGATTAGAAGCGGAGAAAAGCAATCCTATAGCAGATGTTGTTATTGTAGCTTCATGGCCAACTGCAATGTCAATGAAGGCAGATGGCTGGGTACAAGGTTATGCGGAAGTAGAAAATGCTGATAAATTGCAGGCTGGTTGGGTAGATTCAGATTATCATTTGTTTGGATACAGTGCTTCAGCACTAGGTATCACTTATAATACTAAATTAGTTACAGAGGTACCTACTGATTGGTCTGATTTGACAGATGCTAAATGGAATGGACTAGTTAATATACCTGATCCATCTTTATCAGGATCTGCACTTGATTTTATTTCAGGTTACTTGAATGATAAGGGTGACAATAATTGGACCTTGTTCGAAGAGTTGAAGGCAAATGGTGTAGCGATGGCTGGTGCTAATAAGGAAGCATTGGATCCAGTAATTACAGGAGCAAAAAGTGCGGTAATGGCTGGTGTTGACTACATGGCATATAGTGCAAAAGCAAAAGGCGAGCCAGTTGATATTGTTTATCCTGAAAGTGGAACAGTAATTAATCCGCGTGCAGCGATGATCATGAAAACTTCACCAAATGTTGAAAATGCCCGCTTGTTTATTGATTATCTTCTATCTGATGAAGCGCAAGCACTTGTTACTGGTGCATATTTATTACCAGGGAGAGCTGATATTAAAGCTGAGAATAGAACGAATACCGAAGATATTAAGCTATTGAATTATGACTGGAACTGGATGAGCGAACAAGGTGAGACAATTAGCGCACAATTTCTGGAGCTATTCAAATAA
- a CDS encoding ABC transporter ATP-binding protein translates to MEVELSGVTKAFDGTVALHPLNMKIASGTFTTLLGPSGCGKTTLLRLIAGLEGLDSGTIRIGGKLVCDPSNGVNIPPQQRELGMVFQDFALWPHMTVYENIAFGPKARGKRKEVAEQVKEAIEAVRLQGFEKRYPHQLSGGQQQRVAFARSIASRAGLILFDEPLSALDALLRDEMREELVQMVRKLGVTAIYVTHDQTEAMSMSDTIIVMQQGKVLQQGKPEEIYHTPTHPFVAQFVGRSNWVEPNIRMVRPENVRWIARFGDRTFEGVVTRVSYFGDRYEVAVKLADGTVWTAYHNERISLGEKVQLVVAQQHIHTLGEKYEAIREVSMEKEQGKLKEVN, encoded by the coding sequence ATGGAGGTGGAATTAAGTGGCGTAACCAAAGCATTTGACGGCACAGTTGCGCTTCATCCGCTCAATATGAAAATAGCTTCAGGAACCTTTACTACGTTGCTCGGTCCATCGGGCTGTGGTAAAACAACGCTACTACGATTGATTGCTGGGTTAGAAGGCCTAGACAGTGGGACAATTCGAATCGGAGGTAAGTTAGTTTGCGATCCAAGTAACGGTGTTAATATACCACCACAGCAAAGGGAACTAGGAATGGTATTTCAGGATTTTGCTTTATGGCCACATATGACAGTATATGAAAATATTGCATTTGGACCTAAAGCGCGAGGAAAACGCAAGGAAGTTGCGGAGCAAGTTAAGGAAGCTATTGAAGCAGTCCGTTTGCAAGGGTTCGAGAAGCGATATCCACATCAATTATCTGGTGGTCAACAACAACGAGTTGCCTTTGCTCGTTCGATTGCTTCACGTGCTGGTCTGATTCTGTTTGATGAACCACTTAGTGCACTTGATGCATTACTACGTGATGAAATGCGCGAAGAGCTCGTTCAGATGGTGCGTAAATTAGGTGTGACTGCTATTTATGTTACTCATGATCAAACTGAAGCTATGTCAATGTCAGATACCATCATCGTTATGCAGCAAGGTAAGGTTCTTCAGCAAGGTAAGCCAGAGGAAATCTATCATACACCAACACATCCATTCGTTGCCCAATTCGTGGGGCGTTCCAATTGGGTGGAGCCAAATATTCGAATGGTGAGACCCGAAAATGTTCGCTGGATAGCAAGATTTGGTGATCGTACATTTGAGGGTGTTGTTACCAGAGTTTCATATTTCGGTGATCGCTATGAAGTAGCTGTGAAGCTGGCAGATGGTACCGTTTGGACAGCTTATCACAACGAACGAATATCGCTTGGTGAAAAGGTTCAGTTAGTTGTTGCTCAGCAGCATATTCATACGCTGGGAGAAAAGTATGAAGCTATACGTGAAGTGTCAATGGAAAAAGAGCAAGGCAAACTAAAGGAGGTAAACTAA
- a CDS encoding LysR family transcriptional regulator, with product MNFIKLDILVLLDQHKKITAVADALGVKQPTITFHMKSLEEQYGVPLFETYGGRYKLTRAGTALLHYARKIRALGLEAGRIMAEQRSPEKGIFHIGASYVAGTYLLPVWIHQFREAYPEVEVRLTIRTAPVIRQMLAERQIDIGFISAQKASTEDELYYEAICEDKLVVAYSVNHPLAKKNNIHQVITDCNDLTDGLTNITPNFSMHSNADKSTILPEELAAYPFLLHGSQSTTREMTNHWAQINNISFKNGIEMDSIESIKRTLVYGNNITFISYTAIQEEVAFGKLACEDIHKDLPQRMIFVCYNPERWISPQMNAFLEIIREQKPI from the coding sequence ATGAATTTTATTAAGCTAGATATTCTTGTATTACTTGATCAACATAAAAAAATAACCGCCGTCGCAGACGCTCTGGGCGTTAAGCAACCGACGATTACCTTTCATATGAAAAGTCTAGAAGAGCAATATGGTGTACCCCTTTTCGAGACCTATGGTGGGCGCTACAAACTTACACGTGCTGGGACTGCATTACTTCATTATGCGCGAAAAATTAGAGCACTTGGACTTGAAGCGGGACGTATTATGGCTGAGCAACGCTCGCCTGAGAAGGGAATATTTCATATTGGGGCAAGTTACGTTGCCGGAACTTATTTGCTACCTGTGTGGATTCATCAATTTAGAGAAGCGTACCCTGAAGTAGAAGTGAGACTTACTATAAGAACTGCACCTGTAATTCGTCAAATGTTAGCTGAACGACAAATCGACATAGGCTTTATTTCAGCACAAAAAGCTAGCACCGAAGATGAACTGTATTACGAAGCGATCTGTGAAGATAAACTCGTCGTCGCCTATTCTGTAAATCATCCTCTTGCAAAAAAAAATAACATCCATCAAGTTATAACAGATTGTAATGACTTAACAGATGGCTTAACTAATATAACCCCCAACTTCAGTATGCACTCTAATGCGGATAAGTCTACTATATTACCTGAAGAGCTTGCAGCTTACCCTTTTCTACTTCATGGCTCACAATCTACAACTCGTGAGATGACCAATCATTGGGCACAAATCAACAATATTAGTTTTAAAAACGGGATAGAGATGGATTCTATAGAATCCATTAAACGTACACTAGTGTATGGGAACAATATAACATTCATCTCCTATACTGCTATTCAAGAAGAAGTTGCTTTTGGAAAGCTTGCTTGTGAGGATATTCATAAAGATTTACCACAGCGTATGATCTTCGTATGCTATAATCCTGAACGCTGGATATCCCCACAAATGAATGCTTTTCTCGAGATTATTAGAGAGCAAAAGCCGATCTGA
- the thrS gene encoding threonine--tRNA ligase, with product MSINVTFPDGAVREYPVGTTTEDIAASISSGLKKNAIAGKVNGKVVDVYAPIEADATVEIVTVDSADGLEVYRHSTAHLMAQAIKRLYKDADVKLGIGPVIEDGFYYDLDMEQSLTPEDLVKIEKEMTRIAGENLPIRRREVSRAEALATFTELKDNLKLELINDLPEDSVITIYDQGEFFDLCRGPHLPSTGRIKAFKLLSVAGAYWRGDSKNKMLQRIYGTAFAKKAELDEHLHFLEEAKKRDHRKLGKELKMFTFSREVGQGLPLWLPNGSKVRRTMERYIVDLEERLGYEHVYTPVLANVELYKISGHWEHYSEDMFPPMQMDNEELVLRPMNCPHHMMVYKSDMRSYRDLPVRIAEMGTMHRYEMSGALTGLHRVRAMTLNDAHIFCRPDQIKEEFARVVNLIRKVYEDFGIKEYRFRLSYRDPKDTEKYFQNDEMWEMSQRMLREVVEELELPFFEAEGEAAFYGPKLDVQIKTALGKEETLSTAQLDFLLPERFELEYIGDDGKKHRPVVIHRGIISTMERMTAYLIENFAGALPLWLSPVQAKIIPVSIVYDEYAMKVNDLLLEAGIRVEKDLRNEKLGYKIREAQLEKAPYMLVVGENEMQAGTVAIRKRGEGDIGSMPIAEFIALVQQEIANKAQ from the coding sequence ATGAGTATTAATGTAACTTTCCCAGACGGCGCTGTACGTGAGTATCCTGTAGGAACGACTACTGAAGATATTGCAGCATCGATTAGCTCTGGACTGAAAAAAAATGCAATCGCAGGTAAAGTAAATGGTAAAGTTGTGGATGTATATGCACCGATTGAAGCTGACGCAACTGTTGAAATTGTCACTGTAGATAGTGCAGATGGTCTTGAAGTATACCGCCATAGTACTGCTCACTTAATGGCGCAAGCGATTAAACGCCTTTACAAAGACGCAGATGTGAAACTAGGAATTGGTCCTGTTATTGAGGATGGTTTCTACTATGATCTAGATATGGAGCAATCACTTACTCCAGAAGATCTTGTGAAAATTGAGAAAGAAATGACTCGAATTGCTGGTGAAAATCTTCCGATTCGTCGTCGCGAAGTTTCTCGTGCAGAGGCGCTAGCTACTTTCACTGAGCTTAAAGATAATTTGAAATTAGAATTGATTAACGATCTTCCTGAGGACTCCGTGATTACAATCTATGATCAAGGCGAATTCTTCGATCTATGTCGTGGTCCGCATCTTCCAAGCACAGGACGTATTAAAGCATTCAAGCTTCTTAGTGTAGCAGGTGCTTACTGGCGTGGAGATTCTAAAAACAAAATGCTACAACGTATTTACGGTACTGCATTTGCTAAGAAAGCAGAACTTGATGAGCATCTTCATTTCCTAGAAGAAGCGAAAAAACGTGACCACCGTAAACTTGGTAAAGAGTTGAAAATGTTCACATTCTCTCGTGAAGTTGGACAAGGTCTTCCTCTATGGTTGCCGAATGGTTCTAAAGTTCGTAGAACAATGGAACGTTACATCGTTGATCTTGAAGAACGACTAGGCTATGAGCATGTATATACTCCAGTACTAGCTAACGTTGAACTTTATAAAATTTCTGGTCACTGGGAGCATTATAGTGAAGATATGTTCCCTCCAATGCAGATGGATAATGAAGAACTTGTCCTACGTCCGATGAACTGTCCGCATCATATGATGGTTTATAAGAGCGATATGCGTTCTTATCGTGATCTTCCAGTTCGTATTGCTGAGATGGGTACAATGCACCGTTATGAAATGTCAGGCGCTCTAACTGGTCTTCACCGTGTACGTGCAATGACATTGAATGATGCACATATCTTCTGTCGTCCTGATCAAATTAAAGAAGAGTTTGCTCGCGTTGTTAACTTAATCCGTAAAGTTTACGAAGATTTCGGAATTAAAGAATATCGCTTCCGTCTATCTTATCGTGACCCTAAAGATACTGAGAAGTACTTCCAAAACGATGAGATGTGGGAAATGTCTCAACGTATGTTGCGTGAAGTAGTAGAAGAACTTGAGCTTCCATTCTTTGAAGCGGAAGGTGAAGCTGCTTTCTATGGTCCTAAGCTAGATGTACAGATCAAAACTGCACTTGGTAAAGAAGAAACATTGTCTACTGCACAATTAGACTTCTTACTACCTGAGCGTTTTGAACTTGAATATATCGGTGATGACGGTAAGAAACATCGTCCAGTTGTTATTCACCGTGGAATTATTAGTACAATGGAACGTATGACTGCATACTTGATCGAGAACTTTGCAGGTGCACTTCCTCTATGGTTATCACCAGTTCAAGCGAAAATCATCCCAGTATCTATTGTATACGATGAGTATGCAATGAAAGTGAATGATCTATTGCTTGAAGCGGGAATTCGTGTAGAGAAAGATCTTCGCAATGAGAAGCTTGGTTACAAGATTCGTGAAGCACAACTGGAGAAAGCTCCATATATGCTTGTAGTCGGCGAGAACGAGATGCAAGCAGGTACTGTTGCGATTCGTAAACGTGGCGAAGGTGATATTGGCTCTATGCCAATTGCTGAGTTTATTGCTCTTGTACAACAAGAAATCGCGAATAAAGCTCAATAG
- a CDS encoding putative sporulation protein YtxC, translated as MSILTIYFPSHQEQHLQPLVQLINEQLLTYIHSNDKRKKRDRQNVIALPIELEVDMASKTLTFEPQMPMFQLLLHGPMLYQLVSKLLGRYIVEHCEESIIFSLIQKRCEKNNIKPASVAQYCFNILNNDPWEPLGKKFTEEDRQRRSNKISEELNLHLETNSELHLDGYIAFRMHNYKRELKEVVEYAMDEYILDQQYEEFMTLLKYFVQLQETRIDIVHLVQQEGNSFILCDDAMLPLEIKHENDRIVAEMLETEINIEDIVISSLISASPQKIMIHAKHHEYQVIRTVKSIFGERTQVCTTCPMCRSNQEEIIPFQ; from the coding sequence TTGAGTATACTAACGATTTACTTCCCTAGTCACCAAGAGCAACATTTGCAACCGCTAGTTCAACTAATTAATGAGCAACTGTTGACCTATATACATAGTAATGACAAACGGAAGAAGCGTGATCGACAGAATGTCATTGCTTTACCGATCGAATTGGAGGTTGATATGGCAAGTAAAACGCTGACCTTTGAGCCTCAGATGCCGATGTTTCAACTCTTACTACATGGACCGATGCTTTATCAATTAGTATCCAAATTGTTAGGGCGATATATTGTTGAACATTGTGAGGAAAGTATTATATTTTCATTAATTCAAAAACGCTGTGAGAAAAACAATATTAAGCCAGCAAGTGTAGCACAGTATTGCTTTAATATTTTGAACAATGATCCATGGGAACCGCTAGGTAAGAAATTTACCGAGGAAGATCGACAGCGGAGATCCAATAAGATATCGGAAGAACTTAATCTACATCTTGAGACCAATTCGGAGTTACATCTAGATGGGTACATCGCTTTTCGAATGCATAACTACAAACGAGAATTGAAGGAAGTTGTAGAGTATGCCATGGATGAATATATACTTGATCAGCAGTACGAAGAGTTTATGACTTTGTTGAAGTACTTTGTGCAATTACAAGAAACTCGGATAGATATTGTTCATCTCGTTCAACAAGAAGGAAATAGTTTTATTCTATGTGATGATGCAATGTTACCACTAGAAATTAAACATGAAAATGATCGGATTGTTGCCGAGATGTTGGAAACGGAAATTAACATTGAAGATATCGTTATCAGCTCATTAATATCAGCTTCGCCACAAAAAATTATGATTCATGCTAAACATCATGAATATCAGGTTATTCGTACTGTTAAATCGATTTTCGGAGAACGTACCCAAGTATGTACGACATGTCCAATGTGCCGCAGTAACCAAGAAGAGATTATCCCGTTTCAATAA